One window of Populus nigra chromosome 5, ddPopNigr1.1, whole genome shotgun sequence genomic DNA carries:
- the LOC133695076 gene encoding uncharacterized ATP-dependent helicase C29A10.10c-like isoform X1 — MGSRGRPVFDLNEPPTEDDEIDHAVCLQPHKALPSANSHPSDMFVASMGPQRIKNNHAFSHASSISGFQPFIRPRVAFCPEVGFEQKMAGEQNPKLASPSKTITDDDKKEAQSLTSGSGSGSAEIKVVEREEGEWSDAEGTANVCAGNSMHEKGKASQFQGMSEVEGTSVMVSMNVSSSVKVIDNSKAESCDRVSPGLDQGQNDYKNNGSRNSNGNANDDLCMDGQEEIASVSKQREVRGIEASHALKFSTNPGKRKIDQHKEAMLGKKRNRQTMLINIDEVKQAGIMKSSTPRRQPNVTRTVKEVRTVPQPAERSGERPGHPLKDQKQADLPCNDGGFSVESCPPKSESNGDINSAQPAKNRKVNGDSDLDTHLPPIQKQSTWKQPAESSWKHPADLRQPKNSQFSNRKPALINQGSMDSKLGNKKYLPVKKSTVASTPYQDTSVERLIREVTNEKFWHHPEDSELQCVPGRFESVEEYVRVFEPLLFEECRAQLYSTWEESAETNAHIMVRIKSIERRERGWYDVIVLPANECKWTFKEGDVAVLSTPRPGTAVRSKRNNTSSSNEDDEEPDINGRVAGTVRRHIPLDSRDPPGAILHFFVGDSYDPHSKVDEDHILRKLQPRGTWYLTVLGSLATTQREYVALHAFCRLNLQMQAAILKPSSDHFPKYEQQTPAMPECFTQNFVDHLRRTFNGPQLAAIQWAATHTAAGTSSGVTKRQEPWPFTLVQGPPGTGKTHTVWGMLNVIHLVQYQHYYTSLLKKLAPQSYKQANEGNSDNIALGSIDEVLHNMDQNLFRSLSKLCPKPRMLVCAPSNAATDELLARVLDRGFIDGEMKVYRPDVARVGVDSQSRAAQAVSVERRTEQLLIKSREEISKWMQELKIQEAYFSGQIADLQNKLNFAAVDGRSQGSVGVDPDVLMARDQNRDALLQNLAAVVESRDKVLVEISRLLILEPRFRAGSNFNLEEARASLEASFANEAEIVFTTVSSSGRKLFSRLTHGFDMVVIDEAAQASEVAVLPPLALGAARCVLVGDPQQLPATVISKAAGTLLYSRSLFERFQQAGCPTMLLSVQYRMHPQIRDFPSRYFYQGRLTDSESVANLPDETYYKDPLLRPYLFYDVTHGRESHRGGSVSYQNIHEAQFCLQLYEHLQKSLKSLGMGRITVGIITPYKLQLKCLQQEFSAVLKSEEGKDIYINTVDAFQGQERDVIIMSCVRASNHGVGFVADIRRMNVALTRAKRALWVMGNATSLVQSDDWSALVADAKARNCYMNMDSLPKDFFVLKGTLGKGSSNVRGLRLGGPRHRSFDMHMESRSGTPSEDDENSGASVISRNGSFGPFKPPMDNSLDDFDQSGDRSRDAWQYGIQKKQGSSAVVGKRGS, encoded by the exons tgcCTTTTCACACGCATCATCTATATCCGGTTTTCAGCCTTTTATTCGACCCAGGGTTGCTTTTTGCCCTGAAGTGGGTTTTGAACAGAAGATGGCTGGGGAACAGAATCCCAAGTTAGCATCACCATCAAAAACAATTACTGATGATGATAAGAAAGAAGCACAATCTCTAACTTCTGGTTCTGGATCTGGTTCTGCAGAAATTAAAGTTGTGGAAAGAGAGGAAGGTGAGTGGTCTGATGCAGAGGGCACTGCTAATGTGTGTGCTGGCAATAGTATGCATGAAAAGGGCAAAGCTTCTCAATTTCAAGGAATGTCTGAAGTAGAAGGTACTTCTGTTATGGTTTCCATGAATGTTTCTAGCAGTGTTAAGGTTATTGATAACAGTAAGGCTGAAAGCTGTGATCGTGTTTCACCTGGTCTGGATCAAGGTCAgaatgattataaaaataatggtaGTCGAAATTCAAATGGAAATGCTAATGATGATTTGTGCATGGATGGTCAGGAAGAAATTGCCTCAGTCTCAAAACAACGTGAAGTTAGAGGTATTGAAGCAAGTCATGCTCTTAAGTTTTCAACTAATCCGGGGAAGAGGAAGATAGACCAGCACAAAGAAGCAATGCTGGGTAAAAAGCGTAATAGGCAGACCATGTTGATTAATATAGATGAAGTCAAGCAAGCTGGAATTATGAAAAGTTCAACACCAAGAAGGCAGCCAAACGTCACGCGTACTGTGAAGGAGGTTCGTACTGTTCCTCAACCTGCTGAACGTTCTGGAGAAAGGCCTGGTCATCCTTTAAAGGATCAGAAACAAGCTGATCTGCCATGTAATGATGGTGGCTTTTCTGTGGAGTCTTGTCCACCCAAATCTGAAAGTAATGGTGATATAAATTCTGCACAGCCAGCTAAGAATAGGAAAGTGAATGGTGACTCTGATTTAGACACACACCTGCCACCTATTCAGAAACAGAGTACATGGAAACAGCCTGCTGAGAGTTCGTGGAAGCATCCAGCTGATTTAAGACAGCCAAAAAACTCACAATTCTCTAACAGGAAGCCTGCTCTTATCAACCAAGGTTCCATGGATTCAAAGTTGGGAAACAAGAAATACCTTCCTGTGAAAAAGTCGACTGTAGCCAGTACACCCTATCAGGACACATCAGTGGAACGTCTTATACGGGAGGTGACTAATGAAAAATTTTGGCATCACCCAG AGGACTCTGAGCTCCAATGTGTTCCGGGTCGCTTTGAGTCTGTGGAAGAATATGTAAGAGTATTTGAGCCTCTTCTTTTTGAGGAATGCCGAGCTCAACTTTACAGCACATGGGAGGAGTCAGCTGAAACTAATGCACACATTATGGTTCGTATAAAGAGCATTGAAAGGCGGGAAAGAG GATGGTATGATGTCATTGTTCTTCCAGCAAATGAGTGCAAGTGGACATTCAAGGAGGGTGATGTTGCAGTTCTCTCAACTCCAAGGCCTGGAACAG CAGTAAGATCCAAGAGGAACAACACCTCGTCATCAAACGAAGATGATGAGGAGCCTGATATCAATGGACGTGTGGCTGGTACTGTTAGAAGACACATCCCTTTGGATTCTCGTGATCCTCCTGGTGCAatccttcatttttttgttgggGACTCTTATGATCCTCACAG CAAGGTTGATGAGGATCATATTTTGAGGAAACTTCAACCCAGAGGCACCTGGTATTTGACTGTCCTTGGTTCTCTTGCAACCACCCAGCGTGAGTATGTTGCGCTGCATGCATTTTGCCGTCTCAATTTACAG ATGCAAGCTGCAATCCTAAAGCCCAGTTCAGATCACTTCCCAAAATATGAGCAGCAGACCCCAGCCATGCCTGAATGCTTCACACAGAATTTTGTTGACCATTTGCGGAGGACATTCAATGGGCCACAGCTGGCTGCAATCCAATGGGCTGCCACACATACTGCTGCTGGTACAAGTAGTGGGGTAACTAAGAGGCAAGAACCATGGCCCTTTACTCTTGTACAAGGGCCTCCAGGGACAGGTAAGACGCATACTGTCTGGGGAATGCTAAATGTCATCCATCTGGTTCAGTATCAGCATTACTATACTTCTTTGCTTAAGAAACTGGCGCCCCAGAGCTATAAACAAGCCAACGAAGGCAATTCTGACAATATTGCTTTGGGGTCAATTGATGAAGTTCTTCATAACATGGACCAGAATCTCTTCCGCTCCCTTTCAAAACTCTGTCCAAAGCCCAGGATGTTAGTTTGTGCTCCTTCTAATGCTGCAACTGATGAACTTCTTGCACGTGTTCTTGATCGTGGATTTATTGATGGTGAGATGAAAGTTTACCGGCCTGATGTGGCCAGAGTTGGGGTTGATTCGCAATCACGTGCTGCTCAGGCAGTTTCTGTTGAGCGGAGAACTGAGCAACTTTTAATCAAGAGCCGTGAAGAAATTTCAAAATGGATGCAAGAATTAAAAATCCAGGAAGCTTATTTCTCAGGACAAATTGCTGATCTTCAAAATAAGCTTAATTTTGCAGCCGTGGATGGTCGTTCCCAAGGATCTGTTGGTGTTGATCCTGATGTTCTTATGGCTAGGGACCAAAACCGAGATGCATTACTTCAGAACCTCGCGGCTGTTGTTGAAAGCAGGGATAAAGTTCTAGTTGAAATCTCTCGCCTTCTCATCTTAGAACCCAGGTTTCGTGCTGGTAGCAATTTTAATCTGGAAGAAGCCCGAGCTAGTCTCGAGGCAAGTTTTGCCAATGAGGCTGAGATTGTGTTCACTACTGTCTCAAGCAGTGGTCGCAAGTTGTTCTCTCGTCTTACTCATGGTTTTGATATGGTGGTTATTGACGAGGCTGCTCAAGCCAGTGAAGTTGCTGTTCTTCCTCCACTTGCACTTGGTGCTGCACGGTGTGTTCTTGTTGGCGATCCTCAGCAACTTCCTGCAACAGTTATCAGCAAGGCAGCTGGAACCTTGTTATACAGTAGAAGCCTTTTCGAAAGGTTTCAGCAAGCTGGATGCCCGACAATGTTATTATCCGTGCAATACAGGATGCATCCTCAAATCCGAGATTTCCCTTCGCGGTACTTTTACCAAGGACGTCTCACTGACAGTGAAAGTGTTGCTAATTTACCTGATGAGACATACTACAAAGACCCTTTACTTAGACCTTATCTATTCTATGATGTTACTCATGGGCGGGAGTCACACAGAGGAGGATCGGTATCTTATCAGAACATACACGAAGCACAATTCTGTCTTCAGTTGTATGAGCATCTTCAGAAATCTTTAAAATCCTTGGGCATGGGGAGAATCACGGTTGGCATAATCACTCCATATAAGCTGCAGTTAAAATGCCTCCAACAAGAGTTTTCAGCTGTTTTAAAATCTGAAGAAGGGAAAGATATCTATATTAATACCGTCGATGCTTTCCAAGGTCAGGAGCGTGATGTCATTATCATGTCTTGTGTCCGGGCCTCAAATCATGGTGTCGGTTTTGTAGCTGATATCCGCCGAATGAATGTTGCTCTTACACGTGCCAAAAGGGCTCTATGG GTCATGGGGAATGCTACTTCTCTCGTGCAATCAGATGACTGGTCTGCATTAGTTGCCGATGCTAAAGCAAGGAATTGTTACATGAATATGGACTCCCTCcccaaagatttttttgttttgaagggGACCCTGGGCAAAGGTTCTTCCAATGTAAGGGGTTTGAGGTTAGGTGGACCAAGACATAGATCTTTTGATATGCACATGGAATCCAGATCAGGGACACCATCAGAGGATGATGAGAATTCAGGTGCATCTGTGATTTCTAGGAATGGGAGTTTTGGTCCTTTTAAGCCACCAATGGACAATTCGTTAGATGATTTTGATCAATCTGGTGATAGATCAAGAGATGCCTGGCAATATGGTATACAGAAGAAGCAAGGTTCCTCTGCAGTTGTAGGAAAGAGAGGCTCCTAG
- the LOC133695076 gene encoding uncharacterized ATP-dependent helicase C29A10.10c-like isoform X2, whose amino-acid sequence MGSRGRPVFDLNEPPTEDDEIDHAVCLQPHKALPSANSHPSDMFVASMGPQRIKNNHAFSHASSISGFQPFIRPRVAFCPEVGFEQKMAGEQNPKLASPSKTITDDDKKEAQSLTSGSGSGSAEIKVVEREEGEWSDAEGTANVCAGNSMHEKGKASQFQGMSEVEGTSVMVSMNVSSSVKVIDNSKAESCDRVSPGLDQGQNDYKNNGSRNSNGNANDDLCMDGQEEIASVSKQREVRGIEASHALKFSTNPGKRKIDQHKEAMLGKKRNRQTMLINIDEVKQAGIMKSSTPRRQPNVTRTVKEVRTVPQPAERSGERPGHPLKDQKQADLPCNDGGFSVESCPPKSESNGDINSAQPAKNRKVNGDSDLDTHLPPIQKQSTWKQPAESSWKHPADLRQPKNSQFSNRKPALINQGSMDSKLGNKKYLPVKKSTVASTPYQDTSVERLIREVTNEKFWHHPEDSELQCVPGRFESVEEYVRVFEPLLFEECRAQLYSTWEESAETNAHIMVRIKSIERRERGWYDVIVLPANECKWTFKEGDVAVLSTPRPGTVRSKRNNTSSSNEDDEEPDINGRVAGTVRRHIPLDSRDPPGAILHFFVGDSYDPHSKVDEDHILRKLQPRGTWYLTVLGSLATTQREYVALHAFCRLNLQMQAAILKPSSDHFPKYEQQTPAMPECFTQNFVDHLRRTFNGPQLAAIQWAATHTAAGTSSGVTKRQEPWPFTLVQGPPGTGKTHTVWGMLNVIHLVQYQHYYTSLLKKLAPQSYKQANEGNSDNIALGSIDEVLHNMDQNLFRSLSKLCPKPRMLVCAPSNAATDELLARVLDRGFIDGEMKVYRPDVARVGVDSQSRAAQAVSVERRTEQLLIKSREEISKWMQELKIQEAYFSGQIADLQNKLNFAAVDGRSQGSVGVDPDVLMARDQNRDALLQNLAAVVESRDKVLVEISRLLILEPRFRAGSNFNLEEARASLEASFANEAEIVFTTVSSSGRKLFSRLTHGFDMVVIDEAAQASEVAVLPPLALGAARCVLVGDPQQLPATVISKAAGTLLYSRSLFERFQQAGCPTMLLSVQYRMHPQIRDFPSRYFYQGRLTDSESVANLPDETYYKDPLLRPYLFYDVTHGRESHRGGSVSYQNIHEAQFCLQLYEHLQKSLKSLGMGRITVGIITPYKLQLKCLQQEFSAVLKSEEGKDIYINTVDAFQGQERDVIIMSCVRASNHGVGFVADIRRMNVALTRAKRALWVMGNATSLVQSDDWSALVADAKARNCYMNMDSLPKDFFVLKGTLGKGSSNVRGLRLGGPRHRSFDMHMESRSGTPSEDDENSGASVISRNGSFGPFKPPMDNSLDDFDQSGDRSRDAWQYGIQKKQGSSAVVGKRGS is encoded by the exons tgcCTTTTCACACGCATCATCTATATCCGGTTTTCAGCCTTTTATTCGACCCAGGGTTGCTTTTTGCCCTGAAGTGGGTTTTGAACAGAAGATGGCTGGGGAACAGAATCCCAAGTTAGCATCACCATCAAAAACAATTACTGATGATGATAAGAAAGAAGCACAATCTCTAACTTCTGGTTCTGGATCTGGTTCTGCAGAAATTAAAGTTGTGGAAAGAGAGGAAGGTGAGTGGTCTGATGCAGAGGGCACTGCTAATGTGTGTGCTGGCAATAGTATGCATGAAAAGGGCAAAGCTTCTCAATTTCAAGGAATGTCTGAAGTAGAAGGTACTTCTGTTATGGTTTCCATGAATGTTTCTAGCAGTGTTAAGGTTATTGATAACAGTAAGGCTGAAAGCTGTGATCGTGTTTCACCTGGTCTGGATCAAGGTCAgaatgattataaaaataatggtaGTCGAAATTCAAATGGAAATGCTAATGATGATTTGTGCATGGATGGTCAGGAAGAAATTGCCTCAGTCTCAAAACAACGTGAAGTTAGAGGTATTGAAGCAAGTCATGCTCTTAAGTTTTCAACTAATCCGGGGAAGAGGAAGATAGACCAGCACAAAGAAGCAATGCTGGGTAAAAAGCGTAATAGGCAGACCATGTTGATTAATATAGATGAAGTCAAGCAAGCTGGAATTATGAAAAGTTCAACACCAAGAAGGCAGCCAAACGTCACGCGTACTGTGAAGGAGGTTCGTACTGTTCCTCAACCTGCTGAACGTTCTGGAGAAAGGCCTGGTCATCCTTTAAAGGATCAGAAACAAGCTGATCTGCCATGTAATGATGGTGGCTTTTCTGTGGAGTCTTGTCCACCCAAATCTGAAAGTAATGGTGATATAAATTCTGCACAGCCAGCTAAGAATAGGAAAGTGAATGGTGACTCTGATTTAGACACACACCTGCCACCTATTCAGAAACAGAGTACATGGAAACAGCCTGCTGAGAGTTCGTGGAAGCATCCAGCTGATTTAAGACAGCCAAAAAACTCACAATTCTCTAACAGGAAGCCTGCTCTTATCAACCAAGGTTCCATGGATTCAAAGTTGGGAAACAAGAAATACCTTCCTGTGAAAAAGTCGACTGTAGCCAGTACACCCTATCAGGACACATCAGTGGAACGTCTTATACGGGAGGTGACTAATGAAAAATTTTGGCATCACCCAG AGGACTCTGAGCTCCAATGTGTTCCGGGTCGCTTTGAGTCTGTGGAAGAATATGTAAGAGTATTTGAGCCTCTTCTTTTTGAGGAATGCCGAGCTCAACTTTACAGCACATGGGAGGAGTCAGCTGAAACTAATGCACACATTATGGTTCGTATAAAGAGCATTGAAAGGCGGGAAAGAG GATGGTATGATGTCATTGTTCTTCCAGCAAATGAGTGCAAGTGGACATTCAAGGAGGGTGATGTTGCAGTTCTCTCAACTCCAAGGCCTGGAACAG TAAGATCCAAGAGGAACAACACCTCGTCATCAAACGAAGATGATGAGGAGCCTGATATCAATGGACGTGTGGCTGGTACTGTTAGAAGACACATCCCTTTGGATTCTCGTGATCCTCCTGGTGCAatccttcatttttttgttgggGACTCTTATGATCCTCACAG CAAGGTTGATGAGGATCATATTTTGAGGAAACTTCAACCCAGAGGCACCTGGTATTTGACTGTCCTTGGTTCTCTTGCAACCACCCAGCGTGAGTATGTTGCGCTGCATGCATTTTGCCGTCTCAATTTACAG ATGCAAGCTGCAATCCTAAAGCCCAGTTCAGATCACTTCCCAAAATATGAGCAGCAGACCCCAGCCATGCCTGAATGCTTCACACAGAATTTTGTTGACCATTTGCGGAGGACATTCAATGGGCCACAGCTGGCTGCAATCCAATGGGCTGCCACACATACTGCTGCTGGTACAAGTAGTGGGGTAACTAAGAGGCAAGAACCATGGCCCTTTACTCTTGTACAAGGGCCTCCAGGGACAGGTAAGACGCATACTGTCTGGGGAATGCTAAATGTCATCCATCTGGTTCAGTATCAGCATTACTATACTTCTTTGCTTAAGAAACTGGCGCCCCAGAGCTATAAACAAGCCAACGAAGGCAATTCTGACAATATTGCTTTGGGGTCAATTGATGAAGTTCTTCATAACATGGACCAGAATCTCTTCCGCTCCCTTTCAAAACTCTGTCCAAAGCCCAGGATGTTAGTTTGTGCTCCTTCTAATGCTGCAACTGATGAACTTCTTGCACGTGTTCTTGATCGTGGATTTATTGATGGTGAGATGAAAGTTTACCGGCCTGATGTGGCCAGAGTTGGGGTTGATTCGCAATCACGTGCTGCTCAGGCAGTTTCTGTTGAGCGGAGAACTGAGCAACTTTTAATCAAGAGCCGTGAAGAAATTTCAAAATGGATGCAAGAATTAAAAATCCAGGAAGCTTATTTCTCAGGACAAATTGCTGATCTTCAAAATAAGCTTAATTTTGCAGCCGTGGATGGTCGTTCCCAAGGATCTGTTGGTGTTGATCCTGATGTTCTTATGGCTAGGGACCAAAACCGAGATGCATTACTTCAGAACCTCGCGGCTGTTGTTGAAAGCAGGGATAAAGTTCTAGTTGAAATCTCTCGCCTTCTCATCTTAGAACCCAGGTTTCGTGCTGGTAGCAATTTTAATCTGGAAGAAGCCCGAGCTAGTCTCGAGGCAAGTTTTGCCAATGAGGCTGAGATTGTGTTCACTACTGTCTCAAGCAGTGGTCGCAAGTTGTTCTCTCGTCTTACTCATGGTTTTGATATGGTGGTTATTGACGAGGCTGCTCAAGCCAGTGAAGTTGCTGTTCTTCCTCCACTTGCACTTGGTGCTGCACGGTGTGTTCTTGTTGGCGATCCTCAGCAACTTCCTGCAACAGTTATCAGCAAGGCAGCTGGAACCTTGTTATACAGTAGAAGCCTTTTCGAAAGGTTTCAGCAAGCTGGATGCCCGACAATGTTATTATCCGTGCAATACAGGATGCATCCTCAAATCCGAGATTTCCCTTCGCGGTACTTTTACCAAGGACGTCTCACTGACAGTGAAAGTGTTGCTAATTTACCTGATGAGACATACTACAAAGACCCTTTACTTAGACCTTATCTATTCTATGATGTTACTCATGGGCGGGAGTCACACAGAGGAGGATCGGTATCTTATCAGAACATACACGAAGCACAATTCTGTCTTCAGTTGTATGAGCATCTTCAGAAATCTTTAAAATCCTTGGGCATGGGGAGAATCACGGTTGGCATAATCACTCCATATAAGCTGCAGTTAAAATGCCTCCAACAAGAGTTTTCAGCTGTTTTAAAATCTGAAGAAGGGAAAGATATCTATATTAATACCGTCGATGCTTTCCAAGGTCAGGAGCGTGATGTCATTATCATGTCTTGTGTCCGGGCCTCAAATCATGGTGTCGGTTTTGTAGCTGATATCCGCCGAATGAATGTTGCTCTTACACGTGCCAAAAGGGCTCTATGG GTCATGGGGAATGCTACTTCTCTCGTGCAATCAGATGACTGGTCTGCATTAGTTGCCGATGCTAAAGCAAGGAATTGTTACATGAATATGGACTCCCTCcccaaagatttttttgttttgaagggGACCCTGGGCAAAGGTTCTTCCAATGTAAGGGGTTTGAGGTTAGGTGGACCAAGACATAGATCTTTTGATATGCACATGGAATCCAGATCAGGGACACCATCAGAGGATGATGAGAATTCAGGTGCATCTGTGATTTCTAGGAATGGGAGTTTTGGTCCTTTTAAGCCACCAATGGACAATTCGTTAGATGATTTTGATCAATCTGGTGATAGATCAAGAGATGCCTGGCAATATGGTATACAGAAGAAGCAAGGTTCCTCTGCAGTTGTAGGAAAGAGAGGCTCCTAG